A region of the Pirellulales bacterium genome:
GACCGGTCGATAGCGAATACAAATTCGACCCGCTCGGAGACTCCAGTCCCAAGCTCAGTTGACGTCGCGCGATGGCAACACGGCGCGCCATGCCTATGGGTCGGGCCATTGTTATCGGCGCGCCGACTGGAGACAGCCGCGGGGCCGGGACAACGTTCCCGTAGCTCACGCTTGCCAGTAATGGACGGCAGGCAATTCACCGATATTGCCGGCAAAAGTCCGGCATTTACCCCTGTATCGCCCCCTTCCCAATCCTCTGCGGTGGGCTAAGCTTTTATGTTGCGTCCTGTTGGGTCGCCTCCTTTCTGGCACGAAGCCTATCGGCGGCCCTGAGGTTCGGGATGCCCCGCGTCGAACGCCTCCCGCTCCCGTTCCTTCCGACGAGGCCCACACAGATGGCCGGCGACAATCGCCTTCGTGGCATCTTTACACCTAATATCGTGCCGCTCGATGCGCGCGGCGACATCAACGAGCCCGAGCTGCGCCGCTACACCGATTGGTTGATCGAGCACGGCGTACATGGCCTGTATCCCAATGGGTCGACCGGCGAGTTCAACCGCTTCACCGTCGAAGAGCGGCGTCGCATCATCGCGATCATGGTGGATCAAGCGCGCGGCCGGGTGCCAATCCTGGCTGGCGCCGCCGAGGCCAACGTCCGCGAGACGATTGCCGCCTGCGAATATTATCACGAGCTGGGCGTGCGAGCGGTGGCGATTGTTTCGCCCTATTACTACAAGCTCAGCCCGCCGGCCGTGTATGCCTACTTTCGCGAGATCGGCCGGCACACGCCGGTCGACGTGACGCTCTACAACATTCCGATGTTCGCTTCGCCGATCGACGTGCCGACCGTGCAGCGTCTGAGCGAAGAATTCGAGAAGATCGTGGCGATCAAGGATTCCTCGGGCGATTTGCCGCACATGATCCGCATGATCGCGGCGGTGCGTCCCAATCGGCCCGACTTCAGCTTCCTCACTGGCTGGGACGCGGCGCTGATGCCGATGCTGCTAATCGGCTGCGACGGCGGCACCAACGCCACTAGCGGCGTCGTGCCCGAAATCACACGCAAGTTGTACGACCTGACCACCAGCGGCCGACTGGACGAAGCCCGCGAGCTGCAATACAAGGTTGTGCGGCTGTTCGACGCCATGATGTATACGGCCGATTTCCCCGAAGGCTTTCGCGCCGCTCTGTCGCTGCGCGGCTTCGAGCCAGGCGTGGGACGGCAGCCCATGTCTGAAGGACAGCAGATCGAGTTATCGACGGTGCGCGACACGTTGCAATGCCTGCTGGCTGAAGAGGGCTTTACGAATGAGCCGATTGGCGGCTGTCCGGCGACTGGCCGCGTTGATCCAAAAGCCGTGAGCCAGATCGTGCAGGGAGTGCTGGCCGAACTCAATCGCCGCGGCCTGGCGAATTGAGGCTATCGGTAGCGGAGAAGAGAACAACCACGAATCGCTCGAATTGGACGAATGAAGAAGGCCAGCGTGTTCCCATTCGTGTCATTCGTGGTTTCGACGAATTTGGCCATCGATCGAGAGAATTGAATTGCAGGGAACTGAGAAATATTTGCCACAGAGGACGCCGAAGTCACAGAGGTAGAAGTTCGAGATGGAAACTGGCGGCACGCGGTCAATGGTGAATGCCACTTACTCGTTGCGACCGCTTCTTCCTCACTATCCTCTGAGTACTCAGTGGTGAAATCTGTCTTCGGTATTTCGGATTGACGCGCAGTATTTCATGGCTCGGAAAAAAGCAAAACCTTCTGCTGCGGCGGGTCGAGCGCGCAATGCCGCGCGCGGGCAGAAGCCTGCCGCTAGCCGGCCGCCGCGCGTACGCCGGGTGGCGGCTGCTGCAAAGCCAATCGTCCCTGAACCAGCTTCCAAGCTGGAACAAAAGTCGTTGCCGCCCCACGACGGCCTGAGTATCGCACTTGTCGAGGTTGGCAATCTGACCCCGGCCCTGGTCGTGGCGGATCGCTGCGCCAAGTCGGCCGGTGTGCATATCCTGGGAATCGAAAGCACCGACAGCCCGGTGCAGTGCATCAAACTGGTCGGCCGCGCCGCCGACGTCCGCGAAGCGGCCGAACAAGGGGCCGAGCTCGCCCGGCAGATGGGCTCGACCTGCATTTGGACGACCATGCTGGCGCCCCTGGCGGCAACCCGCGCGCTGGCCGAACAACCACCCGCCTACAGTCCGCTGCTGGACGCCTACGACTCACGCAATCCTTTGGAGAATCACATGAGCAGTTCCGACGCCATCGGCCTGATCGAGACGCAAGGGCTCGTGGCCGCGTTACACGCCACCGACGACATGCTGAAATCCGCCAGCGTGCAACTGGTGGGCAAGGAAAAGATTGGCGCAGCCTACGTGACGATCGTCATCCGCG
Encoded here:
- a CDS encoding dihydrodipicolinate synthase family protein produces the protein MAGDNRLRGIFTPNIVPLDARGDINEPELRRYTDWLIEHGVHGLYPNGSTGEFNRFTVEERRRIIAIMVDQARGRVPILAGAAEANVRETIAACEYYHELGVRAVAIVSPYYYKLSPPAVYAYFREIGRHTPVDVTLYNIPMFASPIDVPTVQRLSEEFEKIVAIKDSSGDLPHMIRMIAAVRPNRPDFSFLTGWDAALMPMLLIGCDGGTNATSGVVPEITRKLYDLTTSGRLDEARELQYKVVRLFDAMMYTADFPEGFRAALSLRGFEPGVGRQPMSEGQQIELSTVRDTLQCLLAEEGFTNEPIGGCPATGRVDPKAVSQIVQGVLAELNRRGLAN
- a CDS encoding BMC domain-containing protein encodes the protein MPPHDGLSIALVEVGNLTPALVVADRCAKSAGVHILGIESTDSPVQCIKLVGRAADVREAAEQGAELARQMGSTCIWTTMLAPLAATRALAEQPPAYSPLLDAYDSRNPLENHMSSSDAIGLIETQGLVAALHATDDMLKSASVQLVGKEKIGAAYVTIVIRGDVAAVQAAIAVGKDTIERLGGKLIMADVIPRPHAELAALLPK